The Terriglobales bacterium genome includes the window TTTGTCTTAAGGAGTTTCCGAGTGACGCGGTCATGCAGCAAATCGCTGCGGAAAACAATCTAGCCGAAACAGCCTTTCTTGTTTCCTATCACCACGACTACCGACTCCGCTGGTTTACTCCCAAGGTCGAAGTGCCACTTTGCGGACACGCCACATTGGCGAGTGCAGCGGTAGTGATGGAGCGGCTAGAACCCGGACGAAATCATGTCGTTTTCCATACTCGAAGCGGCGAGCTTAAGGTATCCAGAGCTGACAAAGGATATGTGATGGACTTTCCTGCCCGAGAGTCCGAGTCGGTAATTCCTCCGGAAGGCTTGAGTACCGCTCTGGGTACTGTCCCCGTTGAGGTGTACTCGAACGTCTTTAACTACATGGTTGTCGTAGACAGTCCGCGCACGGTTCGTGGGTTGACTCCGGACCCATCCCTAATAGCGCAACTGGATCGACCTGGAGTAATCGTCACATCACCC containing:
- a CDS encoding PhzF family phenazine biosynthesis protein gives rise to the protein MVVPIYQVDAFASKLFEGNPAAVVCLKEFPSDAVMQQIAAENNLAETAFLVSYHHDYRLRWFTPKVEVPLCGHATLASAAVVMERLEPGRNHVVFHTRSGELKVSRADKGYVMDFPARESESVIPPEGLSTALGTVPVEVYSNVFNYMVVVDSPRTVRGLTPDPSLIAQLDRPGVIVTSPGDGEYDFISRYFAPAKGIPEDPVTGAAHCMLVPYWAKRLKKSEFNAYQVSPRGGRVRCRGIGGRVELQGECAFYLEGSIHIPKL